One Nostoc punctiforme PCC 73102 DNA window includes the following coding sequences:
- a CDS encoding glutathione S-transferase family protein: MLELYQWELSQYSEKVRLILDFKGLDYRKIEVTPGIGQVELFRLTGQKQVPVLKDRNKYIADSTEIAKYLDLEYPDRPIIPQDPKKRGLTLLIEEWADESIGIKGRKALFAAVSQDQNFRKSLLPTSTPDIFKSLVGGVPTDLLTVLGFGVGYSPDVIQSAIASLKQDLEALTLLLADSPYLTGDEPTLADLSVAGLSILLKFPPGPYLDLPASIRGKGLPIFSENIDYEPFFTWRDRIYAQFRKPLISTTSAAGGAPTSIQID; encoded by the coding sequence ATGCTGGAATTATACCAATGGGAACTATCTCAATACTCAGAAAAAGTGCGCCTAATTCTAGATTTTAAAGGACTAGATTACCGCAAAATAGAAGTTACGCCTGGGATTGGACAAGTAGAACTGTTCCGGCTGACTGGTCAGAAACAAGTCCCAGTATTAAAGGATCGTAATAAATATATTGCGGATTCTACGGAAATAGCTAAGTATTTAGACTTAGAGTATCCCGATCGCCCCATAATACCCCAAGATCCCAAAAAACGGGGTTTAACTTTATTGATAGAAGAATGGGCGGATGAATCTATAGGTATCAAAGGTAGGAAAGCGCTATTTGCAGCTGTAAGTCAAGATCAAAATTTCCGCAAGTCTTTATTACCCACCTCAACACCAGATATATTTAAAAGTCTGGTTGGAGGAGTACCTACTGACTTACTGACAGTGTTGGGTTTTGGGGTAGGTTATAGTCCAGATGTGATCCAGTCAGCGATCGCATCTTTAAAACAAGACTTGGAAGCTCTAACGTTATTATTGGCAGATAGTCCTTATTTAACTGGAGATGAGCCGACTTTAGCTGACTTGTCAGTGGCTGGCTTATCGATATTACTCAAGTTCCCTCCTGGACCCTATCTGGATTTACCAGCTTCTATTAGAGGAAAAGGATTGCCAATCTTTTCAGAGAATATAGATTATGAACCATTCTTTACCTGGCGCGATCGCATTTACGCTCAATTCCGTAAACCATTAATCAGTACCACCTCAGCCGCAGGGGGTGCGCCAACTTCGATTCAGATTGATTAG